In Atribacterota bacterium, the genomic window AACGAAGCGTACCTCTTTAATCCTCGCAACGCCTATCAGAATTATAATGTAGCGGTGAACCTCTCTAGTAAGACCATCTACACCTACCTGGGAGTACTGCTTCCAAACCTAGGCAACGCCGGGTATTCTTCGGCAGGACAGCTCAGTCCTCTTCTCAATGACCCTTATTACCGGACCATTGGCATTGGAACTCGGATTTTTCTCGGTGGGGGTATAGGGTATGTGGCCTGGCAAGGGACCCAGCACAACCCCGGCGTGGAACGAACTGAAAGGGGTGTACCCAAGGGTGGAGCAGGAACCATCGCGGTGATCGGGGATCTCAAGGACATGAGTGCTCAATGGCTCTGGGGAATGAGTATCCGGGGTTACGGATGTTCACTGGCGGTCGGTCTTGGGATCCCCATTCCTATCCTCACCGAGGAGGTCCTCTACTATTGTTCGGTGCGGGATGAGGAAATTCTGGCTCCGGTTGTGGACTATAGCCATGCGTATCCTTATGGGACTGGAGAAATCCTGGGTTACGTAAGCTATTCTGAATTGCGAAGTGGGAAAATCCGCTTAGGGGATAAAGAGATTCCCACTTCATCGCAATCAAGCTATGCCCGGGCTCGAGAGGTGGCTTTGATCCTCAAGAGCTGGATTCAGGAAGGGAAATTTACCCTCACTCAGCCTGTTTCTCCCCTTCCGGGAGTTGAATCCGGGGTGCGTTTTCGGAATCTCGTTGAGCGGCCGGTGTCGGTGAATGCTGAATTGGTAGGGAGGTGAAGAAGATGGACGTGACCAAGAAGGTGGTGCTGCGTTTTCCGTCAGATATTGCGGATAGACCGCTGGTGTGTGAACTGGCGCTTCAATTTGGACTGCGATTCAACATCCTGCGAGCTTCCATTTCCCCACATCGGGAAGGAATTATGGTGATGGAGGTCATCGGGAAAAAGAGGGAAGAGGTGGAAGAAGGAATCCAGTACTTGCGTCAGGCGGGTATTGGAGTGGAGTCCCTAAGCCAGGATATCAGAATGGTGGAAACGCGCTGTGTCCAGTGTGGGGCATGTGTGGGAGTGTGTCCCACGGAAGCCCTTTTTATGGAGAAGCCGTCGTACCTTGTGCGCTACGATGAAAGTAAGTGCATTGCCTGCGAATTGTGTGTGCTAGCTTGTCCAACTCATGCGATGGAGGCGGTCATTTAGTGCCCCGGTATGAACACCGTTTTTATCGAGAACGAATGAAGTCTCCGGATCTTGTGTCCTTTACTGTGAAAATCGAAGAGAGTGACCTTTATATCCTGGCGGAGCAGGACTTGCGGGAACGGGCCTGGCAGAGGCTTCAGAGAGAACGGGAAGACCTCAAGGCTTACATTCGCTATGACCCCAATTTTCGGAAAACCCTGACTCCGCTTGCGGTTCCCCCCTTTGCCCCCCGAATTTGCCAGATAATGGCGCAATGTGCCCAAAACGCCGGGGTGGGGCCCATGGCTGCGGTTGCAGGAGCCATCAATGAGATGCTCGCCGAAGAACTGTTCATGGAAACTGGTGAACTCGTCATCGAAAATGGAGGAGATATTCTGGTCTTTTCTCAAAAAGAGAGGATTGTCGCCATTTATGCCGGTGAAGAGTCCCCCTTTAGTTTCAGAGTGGGCCTTGTGCTTCCGGGAGGGACCACCTGGGGGGTGGCGACGTCTTCGGGGAAAGTCGGGCCTTCGTTGAGTTTTGGAAACGCAGATGCAGTGGTGGTGGTTTCTCATTCTGCAGCGCTTTCCGATGCCTGGGCGACAAGCCTGGCGAATCGGGTGAAAGGAAAGGGGGACCTGGAGAAAGTCGTGCGTCTGGCTCGGGATATTCCTGGTATCGAAGGAGTAGTGGTGATTGTGGATGATGTCCTGGGTGTAGAGGGAAATATTCGCCTTACGAATCTTTAGGGAAGCTATGGAAAC contains:
- a CDS encoding homocysteine biosynthesis protein; translation: MERVLRTYEEINEKIRTGKVVVVTAEEVIDLVAEKGVEKVAQEVDVVTTGTFGTMCSSGAFLNIGHTKPRMKIHEAYLNGVMAYAGLAAVDLYIGVTQPAKDDPLNKVHPGEFKYGGGHVIQDLVAGKDVLLEAYAYGTDCYPRKHLATWINLRDLNEAYLFNPRNAYQNYNVAVNLSSKTIYTYLGVLLPNLGNAGYSSAGQLSPLLNDPYYRTIGIGTRIFLGGGIGYVAWQGTQHNPGVERTERGVPKGGAGTIAVIGDLKDMSAQWLWGMSIRGYGCSLAVGLGIPIPILTEEVLYYCSVRDEEILAPVVDYSHAYPYGTGEILGYVSYSELRSGKIRLGDKEIPTSSQSSYARAREVALILKSWIQEGKFTLTQPVSPLPGVESGVRFRNLVERPVSVNAELVGR
- a CDS encoding NIL domain-containing protein, producing MDVTKKVVLRFPSDIADRPLVCELALQFGLRFNILRASISPHREGIMVMEVIGKKREEVEEGIQYLRQAGIGVESLSQDIRMVETRCVQCGACVGVCPTEALFMEKPSYLVRYDESKCIACELCVLACPTHAMEAVI
- a CDS encoding UPF0280 family protein codes for the protein MPRYEHRFYRERMKSPDLVSFTVKIEESDLYILAEQDLRERAWQRLQREREDLKAYIRYDPNFRKTLTPLAVPPFAPRICQIMAQCAQNAGVGPMAAVAGAINEMLAEELFMETGELVIENGGDILVFSQKERIVAIYAGEESPFSFRVGLVLPGGTTWGVATSSGKVGPSLSFGNADAVVVVSHSAALSDAWATSLANRVKGKGDLEKVVRLARDIPGIEGVVVIVDDVLGVEGNIRLTNL